A section of the Lutra lutra chromosome 3, mLutLut1.2, whole genome shotgun sequence genome encodes:
- the SLITRK1 gene encoding SLIT and NTRK-like protein 1: MLLWILLLETSLCFAAGNVTGDVCKEKICSCNEIEGDLHVDCEKKGFTSLQRFTAPTSQFYHLFLHGNSLTRLFPNEFANFYNAVSLHMENNGLHEIVPGAFLGLQLVKRLHINNNKIKSFRKQTFLGLDDLEYLQADFNLLRDIDPGAFQDLNKLEVLILNDNLISTLPANVFQYVPITHLDLRGNRLKTLPYEEVLEQIPGIAEILLEDNPWDCTCDLLSLKEWLENIPKNALIGRVVCEAPTRLQGKDLNETTEQDLCPLKNRVDSSLPAPPAQEETFAPGPLPTPFKTNGQEDHATPGSAPNGGTKIPGNWQIKIRPTAAIATGSARNKPPANGLPCPGGCSCDHIPGSGLKMNCNNRNVSSLADLKPKLSNVQELFLRDNKIHSIRKSHFVDYKNLILLDLGNNNIATVENNTFKNLLDLRWLYMDSNYLDTLTREKFAGLQNLEYLNVEYNAIQLILPGTFNAMPKLRILILNNNLLRSLPVDVFAGVSLSKLSLHNNYFMYLPVAGVLDQLTSIIQIDLHGNPWECSCTIVPFKQWAERLGSEVLMSDLKCETPVNFFRKDFMLLSNDEICPQLYARISPTLTSHSKNSTGLAETGTHSNSYLDTSRVSISVLVPGLLLVFVTSAFTVVGMLVFILRNRKRSKRRDANSSASEINSLQTVCDSSYWHNGPYNADGAHRVYDCGSHSLSD, translated from the coding sequence ATGCTGCTTTGGATTCTGTTGCTGGAGACGTCTCTTTGTTTTGCCGCTGGAAACGTTACAGGGGACGTTTGTAAAGAGAAGATCTGTTCCTGCAATGAGATAGAAGGGGACCTACATGTAGACTGTGAAAAAAAGGGCTTTACAAGTCTGCAGCGTTTCACCGCCCCGACTTCCCAGTTTTACCATCTATTTCTGCATGGTAATTCCCTCACTCGACTTTTCCCTAATGAGTTTGCTAACTTTTATAATGCGGTTAGTTTGCACATGGAAAACAATGGCTTGCATGAAATCGTTCCTGGGGCTTTTCTGGGGCTGCAGCTGGTGAAAAGGCTGCacatcaacaacaacaagatAAAGTCTTTTCGAAAGCAGACTTTTCTGGGGCTGGACGATCTGGAATACCTCCAGGCCGATTTTAATTTATTACGGGATATAGACCCTGGGGCCTTCCAGGACTTGAACAAGCTGGAGGTACTCATTTTAAATGACAATCTCATCAGCACCCTACCTGCCAATGTGTTCCAGTATGTGCCCATCACCCACCTCGACCTCCGGGGAAACAGGCTGAAAACGCTGCCCTATGAGGAAGTCTTGGAGCAAATCCCTGGCATTGCCGAGATTCTGCTAGAGGATAACCCGTGGGACTGCACCTGTGATCTCCTCTCCCTGAAAGAATGGCTGGAAAATATTCCCAAAAATGCTCTGATCGGCCGAGTTGTCTGTGAAGCCCCCACCAGACTACAGGGGAAAGACCTCAATGAAACCACAGAACAGGACTTGTGTCCTTTGAAAAACCGAGTGGATTCAAGTCTCCCAGCGCCCCCTGCCCAAGAAGAGACCTTCGCTCCTGGCCCCCTGCCAACCCCTTTCAAGACAAATGGGCAGGAGGATCATGCCACCCCAGGGTCTGCTCCAAACGGAGGTACAAAGATCCCAGGCAACTGGCAGATCAAAATAAGACCCACTGCTGCGATAGCGACCGGCAGCGCCAGAAACAAACCCCCAGCCAATGGCTTGCCCTGCCCTGGGGGCTGCAGCTGCGACCACATCCCGGGGTCGGGTTTAAAGATGAACTGCAACAACCGGAACGTGAGCAGTTTGGCTGATTTGAAGCCCAAACTCTCCAACGTGCAGGAGCTTTTCCTTCGAGATAATAAGATCCATAGCATCCGAAAATCGCACTTTGTGGATTACAAGAATCTCATCCTGTTAGATCTGGGCAACAATAACATTGCTACTGTAGAGAACAACACTTTTAAGAACCTTTTGGACCTCAGGTGGCTGTATATGGATAGCAACTACCTGGACACGCTGACCCGGGAGAAATTCGCTGGGCTGCAAAACCTTGAGTACCTGAACGTGGAGTACAATGCAATCCAGCTCATCCTTCCTGGCACCTTCAATGCCATGCCCAAACTGAGGATCCTCATTCTCAATAACAACTTACTGAGGTCCCTACCAGTGGACGTGTTCGCTGGGGTCTCGCTCTCTAAGCTCAGCCTGCACAACAATTACTTCATGTACCTTCCGGTGGCAGGGGTGCTGGACCAGTTAACCTCCATCATCCAGATAGACCTGCACGGAAACCCTTGGGAGTGCTCCTGCACCATTGTGCCTTTTAAGCAATGGGCAGAACGCTTGGGTTCCGAAGTGCTGATGAGCGACCTCAAGTGTGAGACGCCGGTGAACTTCTTTAGGAAGGATTTCATGCTCCTCTCCAATGACGAGATCTGCCCCCAGCTGTACGCGAGGATCTCGCCCACGTTAACTTCGCACAGTAAAAACAGCACTGGGTTGGCGGAGACCGGGACGCACTCCAACTCCTATCTAGACACCAGCAGGGTGTCCATCTCGGTGTTGGTCCCGGGACTGCTGCTGGTGTTTGTCACCTCCGCCTTCACTGTAGTGGGCATGCTCGTGTTTATCCTGAGGAATAGAAAACGATCTAAGAGAAGGGACGCCAACTCCTCGGCGTCCGAAATTAATTCCCTACAGACAGTCTGTGACTCTTCCTACTGGCACAATGGGCCTTACAACGCAGATGGGGCCCACAGAGTATATGACTGTGGCTCCCACTCGCTCTCAGACTAA